Below is a window of Blastocatellia bacterium DNA.
CCTGGGAGGGGATGGATGTGGGGCGCCGACCTTCGCGATACCGCTTGAGCGAATAGCGCTCGCGTATGCGCGTTTGGTGAATCCCGAAGCGGCCGAGTTGGAGGCGCCCATGCGCGCGGCTATCGCTGAGGTCACGCGCGCCATGCGCGAGCATCCGGAGATGGTGGGGGGAACGCGCCACCGCTTGGACACCGATCTCATGCGCGAGACCGAAGGACGTGTGCTCGCGAAGGCGGGCGCCGAAGGAGTCTTCGCGCTCGGCATCTTCCCGTGCCCGCGCTTTCCCCAGGGGTTGGGCATCGCCATCAAGATCGAAGACGGTGATGAGCGTCGAGCTCGGAATCCCGTCGTCCTCGAAGTCTTGCGACAGCTCGAGGTGCTCGATCGCACTGCTCTGGAGAAGCTGTCCGCCTATTCCGGCAAGCCGGTGAAAGATCATCGAGGGATGATCGTTGGAGCTGTTCGACCGTGTTTCCGACTGGAGGGGACATGAACGAGGCTCTCCGACGACTCTTTCCGATCACGGAGCGATACATCTACATGAATCATGCGGCCGTCTCCCCCTTGCCCAAACCGACGGTCGAAGCGATGCGGTATCAGACCGAGCAAGTCATGCGGCATGGGACGGTGAAGCTGGCCGAATGGTGGGAGGCCATCGAGCGGACGCGCCAGAAAGTGGCGCGCTTGGTGAACGCGCGGCCCGAAGAGATCGCTTTCTTGCGGAACACCTCCGATGGGCTCTCGGTCATCGCCAACGGGCTTCGATGGCGGGATGGGGATAACGTCGTCACGGCCGAGTGCGAATTCCCGGCCAATGTGTATCCCTGGATGCGGTTGCGGGCCTACGGCGTCGAGCTGCGTCTGGCTCCCGAGCGCAACGGGCGCGTCGAAGCGGATGACCTACTCGCACTCGTGGATCGCCGTACGCGCGTGCTCGCCATCAGCTTCGTCCAATACGCCAGCGGGTTCCGCGTGGACTTGGAACGGCTGGGAGAATTTTGCCGAAAACGAGACATCCTCTTCGTCGTGGACGCCATTCAAGGGCTCGGCGTGCTTCCGTTCGACGTCGAGCGCTTTCACGTGGATGTGTTCGCCGCCAATGGCCATAAGTGGCTGCTCGGCCCGGAAGGCGCCGCCGTCCTCTACATCTCGTCGCGGGTGATCGATCGCTTGGAGCCGACGCTCGTGGGCTGGATGTCCGTGCGAAACTGGATGGACTCGATCTCCGCGGACGAGCTGACCTACGATCTCACCTATCGCGATGGAGCGCTTCGCTTCGAATCGGGAGTGCTCAATGCGTGTGGCCTCTGCGGCCTCGGCGCCTCCGTGGAGCTGCTGCTGGAGGTAGGCATCGAACGAATCGAAGAGCATGTGTCCGCCCTCGGGCGAGAATTGTGCGAACGGTTGCAGGCAAAGGGGTATCACCTCGTCAGCTCGCGGCGCCCGGGCGAGACGTCCGGCATCTTCTGCTTCACGCATCCTCGCTACTCGGCGCGGGAGTTGGCCGCGCGGCTTGAGGAGCGCGGGATCATCGTCTCAGCGCGCTTGGGACGGCTGCGCATTTCTCCGCATCTGTATAACACGAGGGAGGAAATCATCGAAGTCGCGACGCACTTGCCATGAACCTCGCGTTCTGGCGCAGTGAAGAAACCTCGCAGGGATCGAGCGCGACCCTTTCATCCTTACGTCTCGATGGGTCGCGAAGGACGGAGACGTCACGCGCGCGCGGATGGAGGGAATTCTCTCGGCTCCTCGGCTATGTGCGCCCGTACTGGGGGGTGTTCCTCCTGGCGCTCTTTCTGATGAACGCGGTGGCTGTGCTCGAAGGGGCGCTGCGGAGCCTCCTTGTTCCGATCTCCGATGGTTTGCTCGCTTCCAGCGGCATCGTCGCTTCGGCCCCGCGAGCGAAGAACCTCGTGGACTTCCATCGCTATCTCCCGTTGGAGAGCGAACGAAGCTGGTATTTGCTCGCTGCGTTGATGATCCTTATCACGATCGCGAAGGGGATGGCCGAATTTTTCTCCAACTATCTCATGGCGCGGATCGGGCAACGAGCCGTCTTCGATCTCCGCTGCGCGCTCTACGATCATCTGCTCCGGCAATCGGCGCCTTTCTTCTCGCGCTATCCGACGAACGTGCTCACCTCGCATCTGGTCAACGACGTCGAGAAGATCGAGATGGCCGTCTCGCGCACCCTCACGGACGCGCTGCGTGAATCCTTCACGCTCATCGTCTTCCTGGTCATCGTCTTCAAGCTGAATTGGAAGCTGGCCCTGTTGGCGCTCGGGTTGGGACCGCTCGTCTATCAGGCGACGGTTTACTTCGGTCGCCATTTGCGGCGGACGGGGCGGCGCGTGCAAGAGGGGTACGAGCAAATCCTGAACGTCGCCCAAGAGACGCTTTCGGGGAATCTCGTCGTGAAAGCGTTTGGGACCGAATCCCTGGAATCGGAGCGCTTTCGGCGCGCTGCGCATGCCGTTATGCGCTCGGTCTTGAAGGCGGCGCGCACGGCGGCGCTCTCCCCGCCGATCATCGAGTTGATCGGGATCGTCGCGGCCTCCGGCTTCATCCTCTACGCCCAGCGGATCATCGCTCGGCGCGAGATGACTCCGGGCGAGTTCTTCGTCTTCCTCTTCTTCCTCTTCAGCCTCTACGATCCGGTGCGGAAGTTGAGCCGGATTCAGAACGCGATGCAACACGCTCTGGCCGCCTGCCACCGGGTCTTCACGTTGCTGGATACTCACACGGAGCTGACGGATCGGCCCGACGCGATCGTGCTCACGAGCTTTCGCGAGAAGATCGAATTCCGCAACGTCTCGTTCCGATACCCCGATGCCGAGGAGTACGTTCTGCGAAATGTGAATCTGACCATTCGCGCCGGAGAGATGGTCGCCATCGTGGGGATGAGCGGTGTCGGGAAGACGACGCTCGTGAAGCTGCTACCGCGTTTTTACGACGTCACCGAAGGCGCCATTCTCATTGACGGCGTGGACATCCGCGACATTCGTCTGGATGCGTTGCGCCGCTTGATCGCGCTGGTCACACAGGAGGTGATCCTCTTCAACGACACGGTGCGACACAACATCGCTTACGGACGACCGCAAGCCACGCCGGAGGAAATCGAGCGAGCGGCGCGTGCGGCGCTCGCTCACGATTTCATCCAGGAATTGCCCGAGCGGTATGAGACGGTGATCGGAGAGCGCGGCATTCGCCTCTCCGGTGGAGAACGCCAGCGAATCGCGATCGCCCGCGCCATCTTGAAAGATGCACCCATTCTGATCTTGGACGAAGCGACGTCGGCGCTCGATGCGGAATCCGAGCACGGCGTGCAGCAGGCCCTGCTCAACCTGATGGCCGGGCGCACGGTCATCGTCATCGCCCATCGACTCTCGACTGTTCGTCGCGCCGATCGCATCGTCGTTCTGGATGGCGGGACGATCGTCGAAGAGGGCACGCACGCCGACTTGCTTCGGCGCGGCGGCCTTTACAGCCGCCTCTACGAGCGGCAATTCGCTCATCAGATGTCCGAAGTTCTCTCCGAGTGAAGCGACGATGGTGCGCAGCATGACCGGATATGGCAGCGCCGCTTACGAGGGCGAGGATTTCTCGCTGCGGGCGACCGTCTCCAGTGGGAATCACCGCTTCTTGGAGATCCACATCCGCCTTCCTGAAGCGCTCGGGGCGTGGGAGCCCGTGCTGCGCAAGAAGATTCAGGAGCGTTTCGAGCGCGGGCGTATCGTCTTCGCGTTAGAATTCATGCCGGCGACGCCCGTCTGGCTCACCTATGAGGTCAATCGTCCGCTCGTGATGGCCTATGTGACGGCGCTGCGCCAAATTCGGGACGAATTCGGTCTCTCGGGAGAGGTGGACATCAACGCCCTCCTTCAAGTGAGGGACCTATTGCGGCCGCGCCCACTTGTGGAGATCCCTCCGACGCTCGCTGAGAAGCTCGAGACGGTCACCGAGGACGCGTTGCGCGCCCTCGCCGAGATGCGCGCGGCCGAAGGAGCACATCTCCGCCAGGATTTGCTCGCTCGGCTTGCGCTCATCGCCGAACATCTGCACGCGATCGAGCGAGAGGCGGCCGCGCTGCCGGAGCTCTATCGTCAGCGACTCACGGAGCGCTGGAACGAATGGGCCCGCGAGCTTCCTCTGGATCCCACGCGCGTCATGCAGGAAATCCTCCATTTCGTGAATCGCGCCGACATCAGCGAAGAGATCACCCGGCTGCGCAGCCATCTCGCTCAATGCCGCGATCTCTTGGATGAAGGAACGGCCGTGGGTAAGCGCCTCGACTTCCTCTTCCAAGAGATGCATCGCGAGATCAATACGATCCTGGCGAAGGCCGGGAATGTCGCCCTCGCGGAACGAGCGCTCGCCATCAAAGTCGAAATCGAGAAGCTGCGCGAACAGGTGCAAAATGTCGAATAGGCGGGGATTGCTCTTCATCGTCTCCGGCCCCTCGGGCGTGGGGAAATCCACGCTCGTCAATCGCGCGATCGCGCGCGTGCCGGGGCTCGTCTATTCGGTCTCGTACACGACGCGACCGCAACGACCGACGGAAGTCGAGGGGCGGGACTACTATTTCGTCTCCCGACGGGAATTCGAGCGCATGCGCGCGGCCGGAGAGCTGATCGAGTGGGCGGAGGTCTACGGACACCTCTATGGGCGCTCGCACGTCGCCATCGAACGGGAACTCGCTGCTGGGCGCGATGTGATCCTGAGTATTGACGTGCAAGGAGCGGCGACATTCCGGAAGCTCTCGCTACCGATGGTGAGCATCTTCATCCTCCCGCCTTCGTTCGAGGTGCTCGCTGAGCGTTTGCGGGCGCGAAAGACCGATGCGTGGCTGAGCGTGGAGCACCGCCTGACCATTGCTCGCGAAGAAGTACGGCACTATCGGGACTTCGACTACGTGATCGTCAACGACCGATT
It encodes the following:
- the gmk gene encoding guanylate kinase; the protein is MSNRRGLLFIVSGPSGVGKSTLVNRAIARVPGLVYSVSYTTRPQRPTEVEGRDYYFVSRREFERMRAAGELIEWAEVYGHLYGRSHVAIERELAAGRDVILSIDVQGAATFRKLSLPMVSIFILPPSFEVLAERLRARKTDAWLSVEHRLTIAREEVRHYRDFDYVIVNDRLEEALALLEAVILAERHRRERLEEDVQRILQTFEGPIRAEES
- a CDS encoding YicC family protein encodes the protein MVRSMTGYGSAAYEGEDFSLRATVSSGNHRFLEIHIRLPEALGAWEPVLRKKIQERFERGRIVFALEFMPATPVWLTYEVNRPLVMAYVTALRQIRDEFGLSGEVDINALLQVRDLLRPRPLVEIPPTLAEKLETVTEDALRALAEMRAAEGAHLRQDLLARLALIAEHLHAIEREAAALPELYRQRLTERWNEWARELPLDPTRVMQEILHFVNRADISEEITRLRSHLAQCRDLLDEGTAVGKRLDFLFQEMHREINTILAKAGNVALAERALAIKVEIEKLREQVQNVE
- a CDS encoding aminotransferase class V-fold PLP-dependent enzyme; the encoded protein is MNEALRRLFPITERYIYMNHAAVSPLPKPTVEAMRYQTEQVMRHGTVKLAEWWEAIERTRQKVARLVNARPEEIAFLRNTSDGLSVIANGLRWRDGDNVVTAECEFPANVYPWMRLRAYGVELRLAPERNGRVEADDLLALVDRRTRVLAISFVQYASGFRVDLERLGEFCRKRDILFVVDAIQGLGVLPFDVERFHVDVFAANGHKWLLGPEGAAVLYISSRVIDRLEPTLVGWMSVRNWMDSISADELTYDLTYRDGALRFESGVLNACGLCGLGASVELLLEVGIERIEEHVSALGRELCERLQAKGYHLVSSRRPGETSGIFCFTHPRYSARELAARLEERGIIVSARLGRLRISPHLYNTREEIIEVATHLP
- a CDS encoding ABC transporter transmembrane domain-containing protein, with product MNLAFWRSEETSQGSSATLSSLRLDGSRRTETSRARGWREFSRLLGYVRPYWGVFLLALFLMNAVAVLEGALRSLLVPISDGLLASSGIVASAPRAKNLVDFHRYLPLESERSWYLLAALMILITIAKGMAEFFSNYLMARIGQRAVFDLRCALYDHLLRQSAPFFSRYPTNVLTSHLVNDVEKIEMAVSRTLTDALRESFTLIVFLVIVFKLNWKLALLALGLGPLVYQATVYFGRHLRRTGRRVQEGYEQILNVAQETLSGNLVVKAFGTESLESERFRRAAHAVMRSVLKAARTAALSPPIIELIGIVAASGFILYAQRIIARREMTPGEFFVFLFFLFSLYDPVRKLSRIQNAMQHALAACHRVFTLLDTHTELTDRPDAIVLTSFREKIEFRNVSFRYPDAEEYVLRNVNLTIRAGEMVAIVGMSGVGKTTLVKLLPRFYDVTEGAILIDGVDIRDIRLDALRRLIALVTQEVILFNDTVRHNIAYGRPQATPEEIERAARAALAHDFIQELPERYETVIGERGIRLSGGERQRIAIARAILKDAPILILDEATSALDAESEHGVQQALLNLMAGRTVIVIAHRLSTVRRADRIVVLDGGTIVEEGTHADLLRRGGLYSRLYERQFAHQMSEVLSE